In Spirochaetota bacterium, the genomic window TTGCCGGTTTTATCCAGCTTGAAGAATGCTTACTCTCACAGGAAAGTGAGAGAGGGGGTCGCAAAAAATAAAATTTTCTTGAGAATGGTGACAAGGATATGAATACAATTTTAAAATATAAAAAATATTTTGAAATTAAAATACATCCGGTTCTCCCCCTCTCTCGCATTTTCGCGAGAGAGGGGGAGTCAGAGGGGGTGAGTGTGCAAATTCATAGGAGGGGTGTCGTGCTTTGCGTGGCGGTATGGGTGAGTGTTGCCTTCTTTCTTTCCGCTGCAGAGCTTCCTCGCGTTGCCGACCTCATGAGCCGCGTCGAGGCGCTCGAGGAACAATTGACCGATCTCTCTGCGCATGTGAAGATCGTCCAGGAAAAAGCGACGCAGGGGATAAAGGCCTACGAGATGCAGTTCTATCGCCGCGATGCGAACGATAATTTTCTTATCGTCATGACCGACCCCTTGCCCGAACGTGGTAACGGATATCTTCGCGCGGGCGATGACATGTGGATGTACCGCAAGAACACGCGTACGTTCCAGCATATCAATCGCGATGAGGCGATAAGCGGGACTGATGCGAAAGCGGCGGATTTCGAGAAGCGTAAGCTTACCGCGCTTTACAAACCGGTGACGGAGCGTGCGTCCGCTACCAACATCGGGAAAAGTGCGCTCTACCGGTTCGAGATTGTCAATAAAGTGAACGATGTGAAATATCCAAAGCAGCTCTACTATGTCGATCGGTCGAACGGGCTCCCGAAAATAGTTCAGTCCTATTCGCTGTCCGGAGCGCTTATGCAGACGGCGGTGTACATCACGTGGGGTATGGTCGAGGGGAAGTACATCTGGCTTAAGGCGACGTTCATCGATGAATTCGAGAAGGGCAATCGCTCGGTGGTGGAGCTTTCCGGCATTTCTACGAAACCGATATCGCACGGGACGTTCACGAAAGCATATTTGGAGAATCTGAGCAAATGACAGACTTTCGCACTGGTCGCCGAGTAGTACTGCAAGTTCATATCGAGGCGAGCAAGTGAAATTCATGCACGCGTTCACGCGTATCGCGCGTTTGAGCCTGCGCAATCTCATACGTCAGAAGCGGCGATCGATACTGCTCGGGGTGGCCATCGCCTTCGGCATGATGGTCCTTACGCTTGCGCATTCGTTCTCGCATGGACTTTCGGAAACGGTGTTCAATCGCGTCATGCGCTTCCTGACGGGACATATCGAAGTGATCGCCGTCGAGCACGGGAGGAAAGCGCCCATCATACGCGACAAGGAGCGCATACTCGCCGCAGCGAGAACGCTTCCCCACTATAAGTATGCGCATGAGAGCATCATCATTTACACGCGGCTTATCGGCAATGCACGTGCGGATACATCGGTCATCATCGGCGTCGAGGGGAACGCTGAACGCATCGATGAGGCGAAGTCGATGAATTTCCATACTGTCGCCGGCGATCTTGCCGATTTCACCAACGGCAGGATAGCGTATCCGATACTCCTCTATGAGGATAAGGCGAAGGCGCTCAATGTGCGGGTGGGCGATACGGTGAAGATACGTTTTCAGAACATCGACGGCATAGAGCAGAGCGCGGCGTTCACCGTGGCGGCGTTCATCCGCGCGGTGGGTTCGTATCAGAGCATGGCGTCCCTCGCGCTTTTATCCGACCTCAAGGAGCTCATGGGATATGCACCGCATGAAAGTGCAACGATACAGCTGATACTGTCCGACCCGAAAAAGGCAGAGGGCGATGCGCGACTCCTTCGCAATGCGCTTCTGCCTGCCATTGCCCGCATCGACGGAGCGTTATCGCATACGAACGTTCCTCTTCTCGGCGTTGCGACAAATCACGCATCGGTATCGAACATGGGCGCGCTTTTTTCGGTTGACAGCTCGCTGCTGACGAATACGGGGCTCATGTTCATCCCGCGGCAATTCGCAGCGGGTATCGCTCATCGATCGAGGGTGTTCTATACGTATCGTCATGCCTATCTGCCGATATCGGTGACGAATGACTATACCGCATATATCGTCGATGCCCCACTGCCTTTCGTTTTCCTCAATGAGAACGACTTGTATCGTACCTATTGCCGATCGATACCCGCGCGCGGCGGGCATGCGGCCGACGTGCCGCCATCGATTACGGAGAACTGTGTGCGGGAATGGATGCTCCTTCCCGGCACGAGGGACGATCGGGCGCTTAAGAAAAAATGGCGCGCCGCATCGAAAAGTAAATTCACCGGCACCATACTCGATGTGCGCACCATGTACGAACATGATATCGGGAAATATTATGCCGACCTCGAACGCGCGCTCTATGCGATCACCTGGATAGGCGTCATCGTGCTTTTTTTCATCATACTCGTCGGCGTGGTCAATACGCTGCGCATGTCCATTCGAGAGCGTACGCGGGAGATCGGCACCATGCGCGCGCTCGGCATGCAGTCAGTCGATGTGCGTAACCTTTTCATCTATGAAGTGCTTTTTCTTGCGTTTTTTGCATCGGTGGCAGGCGCGCTTTTCGCGTTACTGGTCATGCCGCTTATACAGCTCATCTCCTTTGAGACGGAAAGCGCCGCGGGAATCATACTCGTGAACAAACATATTTCCTTCGTACCGGTGTTCTTCGGCGGCGGCGGTATGCTCGCTATGGGCGTCATCGGTGCGGCGGCACTGCTCATCTTCGCACGCATCCGATCGAAGCGCATGGCCGCTGTCATGCTTATCGTATGCATCGCTCTCGGTTTTATCGTGAGCGCTGTCGCCGGGAGCATCAGTACCAACGGCATGCTTCTACTCCTCATCGCGGTGGTGACGGCATATTTTCCCGCGGACAAGGCGGCATCGATGAGCGCGACCAAGGCGCTCAGTCATTACGAATGAAGTGCATTGATAACAGATCATGATGTAGGAAAAAGAAAACCACAGAGCGCACAGAGGTAAAGCAGAGAAGATAAAAAGCCGGCAGCGAAGAGGTTGCTTAATGAATGAAAGCCGCAATAATATCTCTTTGTATTCCCTCGGTTTTTTCTCTGTGTCCGTGGTTGCATTTTTTCTTTTTAATGTTTTTTGTTTACACGATGCATTATTGAATGTATAATCAGTACATGAAGAATTTCCATCACGTGTTCGCTGGGGAGCATGAGGGCGAGGACGAACTTACCGTCTGCTCGCTCGGACAGGTGACGAACAAAAGTGTATACAAGAGTGCAGAGCCCGGGAGACCGGTCTATATCTTTCTGTTCTTCCATACTACGGCGGTCGTTGTCATACGGGGCATGCGCACGCGCGTTGTGCCGATGTCGTTCGTGGCGTTCCCGCCGAATATGCCGCTGTGCTACGGCGATGAGAAGGGATATCGGCATTCATGGATATCCGTCCGCGGATCGCTCATCGATCAAGCGTTGCGCCGTTACGGCGTGCCGATGGCAGTGCCGATAGCCTGCGCGGAGTATGCATTTTATGAACGATGCCAGCATGCCGTCGACACTGAGATGATAACCCATGACCGTCCGAACACGAGCGTACTCAGGAATCTGTTCGATAATTTTTTCATCGATATCGGGCGGCTGGGCGTCGACGGGGCGGATGCGAAACACCGTATGAGTATCGTGAAGCGTCATATCGATATCCACTATATGGAACGTATACGGCTGCCGGGGCTTGCGCGTATCGCCGGGCTTTCGGTATCGCGGTTCTCGAGCGAATTCAAGAACGATTACAAGCTCTCCCCGATAGAGTACCTGATACAGAAGCGGCTTGATGAGGCGGCGCATCTGCTCACGGTGATGACGATGAGCGTGGAAACGATAGCCTCCGAGGTCGGCTTTGCCGATGTGGCCCATTTCTCCAAAACGTTTAGCCGGCGTTTCGGAGTAAGCCCTCGGGCGTTCCGGCGCGGTAAGAAAACACAAGAAACAGAATAATATCACATGTTCCCGGGATGTTTCCCGGTATACTATATCGCCATCGGGATCGACCACAATGAGGAGCACGCTATGAAACGTATCGGATTCGTCGGGGCGGGAAAACACACGCAGTGCATACATTTGCCGAACTACGCCGTGATACCCGACTGCCAGATAGCGGCGATAACCGATGTCGATGCCGATCTTGCGAAGCGCGTTGCCGCGCACATGAACATACCTAAGAGCTATGGTTCTCACACGGATATGCTCGCGCATGAGAAGCTCGATGCCGTCTGTGTGACGCTCCCGGCTACACCCATGGCGGAGACCGTGATACGCGATTGCCTTGCCGCGAAGCTGCCGGTATGCGTCGAAAAGCCCTTGGCATGGTCGGTGGCCTCCGGCGAGCGCATTGTCGCCGATGCGAAGAAGCACGGCACGCTCCTTGTGGTAGGTTATCACAAGCGGAGCGATCCCGCATCCATTTATGCCAAAGGCGAGATAGAGCGCTTCGTGAAAAGCGGTGAGCTCGGCCCCATGCGCTATGCGCGATTACAGGTGACGCTATCGGGCGACTGGATCGAGAACAATTACCGCCTGGCGATGAAAGGCAATGCCGTCATACCTCCAATGCCGTTTCCCGCGGGGGATCATGCGAAGTTCAATGACAAGGCGAAGGGAAAATTCTTCTCGTTCGCCGGCGCGCACAGCCATCAGCTCGATCTTATGCGCTGTCTTCTGGGGGACGCATACACGATAACCTATGCCGATCCTACCGGCGTCATGTTCGCCATTGCAAGCGCGCACGGCGTGCCCGGCGTCATGGAATTCTCGCCGTATAATGCAACGGACTGGCGTGAGTATGGCATCATTTATTTTGAAAAAGGGTATGTCCGTGTCGATCTCCCCGCGCCCCTCGCAATAAACCGCCCCGGGCGCACCGAAGTGTATCGCAATGACGGCGCAACGGTACCGACGACGACGGTAGCGACATTCCCTGCGAAAAGCGCCATGGTCTCGCAGGCGGAGAATTTTATCCGCATGTTGAACGGCGAGAAGGGTTCGCTTTGTCCCGCATCCGAGGCGCTTGAGTCAATCGGTGTTGCCGAGGATTGGGCGATGCGGCTTTTTCCGAACTGAATATCCGTGCATGACCCGCAGAAGGTTCGGGGATACAATCTGCGGCGAAGCGCGCTTGAAGCGCATCTGAAAAGTACACGCGGCGAGGAAAGCTATGATAGTCATCGAGAGACTGAAGATCAAACCCGATCCGAATTTTGAACGATTAAAAAACGTTTTGACGAGAGCTGGCATGCCGGACCGGGTGCCGTTTTTCGATCATGGCGGTTTGATGCCCCCGTATTTTGCCGAACGGATAAAAAAGAATGAATGCGCGAATGAGGAGGAATACAATTTTCGGCGGCAGATCGAATGCGCTTTCAATCTCGGGGCCGATTTCGTGCATGGCAACGCGGGTAACTTTACTTTCAAGGAAGCCGAAGCGGCGCCGGGTGCGGGAGAGGATGCGTTCGGCGGCAAACGAGATCGCAAATACCGGGGGACAACATCGTCGCTCATGGGCAATGAGAACGACTATGAACGCTATCCCTGGCCGGCTATTGCCGCTGTCGATTTTGACCGGATAACACGGCACGGTGCATTGCTCCGCCCGGGAATGAAAATCATCGTAAGCCAGCGGAGCGTGTTCGAGCATGTCATTGGCATGATGGGCTATGAGAATCTCTGCTACTGTATCGTAGAAAATCCTGTTTTTTTTAAGAAGGTGTGCGACCGTGTCGGCGAACTCGTGATCGAGTGGGTATCGATATGCGCGGGAATGGATGATGTGGGCGCAATACTTATGTACGAAGATATGGGATTTAAGACGCAGACGATGATCTCGCCCGAGATGCTGCGCGAATATATTTTCCCTTGGCATGCGCGGTTTGCGAAGGCGATCCATGCGTGCGGCAAGCCCGTCATCCTCCATGCGTGCGGTAATTTGCGCACGGTCAACGAGGACATCATTGCATCCGGGTTCGATGCGAAGCAGTCGTTCGAGGATATTATCGAACCCGTATGGGAATTCAAAAAGCACTATAACGGCAGGATATCCGCGATGGGCGGATTCGATATGGATAAACTTACGAGAATGAACGAGACGGAGGTGAGGGCGCACACACGATTCCTCATCGATTCCTGCGCGGCGGGCGGCGGATATGCGATGGGCTCGGGGAACTCGGTTGCAAATTATATTCCGGTGGAAAATTATCTGGCTATGCTTGAGGAGACATGCCTGTATGGACGCTATTGAAAAAAATCTATAGTGCCCGGGGCGGCATCTATGCGCCTGCGATACAGCCGGGCGGGTTTTTAGAGATATGACGGGCAGTAAAAAAGCACAAGAAACGCGATGATGCGCCATTCCATTCACGGCGCCGTCTGACTATATTCTATCCGTCATGAAAGCGGAGGGATCATATGAACAATGAACTATCACATCGCGATCGCGTACGACTGGCGCTTGAGCATAAGGATACCGACAGGGTGCCGATAGCCATGGTGTGTTCGGGGATAAACTCAGCAGCGCGGCGTGCGCTCGAGAAGCATCTGCGGACATCACGCGGAATAAGCGTTGATGAATACCTCGCGACCATCATCGACATTAAAGGCATAGCACCGGATTACATCGGACCGAAACTTCCTGAACGCACCGACATTTGGGGTGTGCGCCGAAAAGCCGTTGTGTATGGCGAGGGCTCGTACGATGAGATAGAACATAATCCTCTCGGCAGTGCAGCGTCCGTTGATGATATTCGTAAGCATCGATTCCCGTCGACGGAATGGTTCAATTATGACAGCATCCTTGAAAAGATACGCGCGCTCGATAGCGGCGGCGAATTCTGCCTCATGGCGGCGAACGGGAACATATTCGAGACGTCCTGGTACATGCGCGGTTTTGAGAACATATTCATCGATCTGGCGACACAGCCGGAGCTGGCGAACGCGATATTCGAACGCACCGCATCGTTCTACATCGAACATTTCAGGCGCATCCTGTCCGCGGCACGCGGTCGTATCGATCTCGTATTTACCGCTGACGATATCGCGGGGCAGAATGGACTGCTCATGGCGCTTCCGATGTGGGAGGAGAATATCAAGCCGTATCATATGCGCATGAACAGCGTGATACATGAGTACGGCGCGAAGATAATCTATCATTCCGACGGCGCGGTGATGCAGGCGGAGCCCGGGCTCATGGATATGGGCATAGATGTGCTTCAGGCGCTGCAGTTCGATGCGAAGGGAATGAGCGCCGATGTGCTCAAATCGTCGTATGGCGATACGCTCTGCTTCGAGGGCGGCGTGAGCGTACAATCGACGCTTCCGTTCGGTACGCCCGACGACGTACGCCGCGAAACCGAAGAGCGCATACGTGTGCTTGGGAAGAACGGCGGTTATATCTGCGGGCCGTCGCATTGCATACAGGACGGCACACCGCCGGAGAATATCTGCGCATTGTTCGATACGGCCGCACGCGTACCGGAGGCCGTTGCCGTTTGACACAAGGCGGGCTGACGAATATACTGTCGTCATGCCGAAGCTAGTGAAGCTCATTCTTTCCGTAGTATCCCGTATCATCACAGCATTGCCGAACGCGGCGCTGGCGGCGTTCTTTCTTATTACGTGGATAAAGCCGTATCAGTTCGGCGATAAGGTCGTTTCCTATCTGCTCCTTCTCATGCTGATGGAATTCATCAATGTGCATGCGGCGGGATTTCTCGGCAGTGTCATTATCTCTAAGTACGGGAAGGTCAAAAAATTATTTTCCATCGTCGGGCTCGGTCTTTTCTATACTATTTTTGTCGGCGGATTCTCGCTCGCCTTCCATGTGTGGTGGCCGCTCGTCGCCTTCTGGGGACTTATCCTCAATCGATTGCTGAGCGTTTTCCTCGGGCGCACGCTCGATGAGGACCGCAAGGCGCGTCTGAGCGTTTCCTGGTTCGGCGGCGCGCTGTGCTATTTGGTCGCAGTATTCCTAACGCTGATACCTTTTATCCCTGCGCTCGGTATAACGGATGCAGTGATATCGCATCAGGCGCTGCCAGGGTCCGGCATATGGATCGATGAGCCGTATCGTGTCGTTGCCGCGGGATGCATCTATTTCACCGGCGTTACGCTGATATCCCTTTTCGATTTTAAGATCGCCAGTTGGTTCAAGCGAGGAAGGACATAGAATAACCCCTATCCCTAACCCTTTCCCGTAGCGGCTTTGGCCATCCATGGCCGTCGCCAGTTGCGCCATCCTTGGCGCACACCTTCAAAAGGGGAAAGGGAATGGATGATTCAGAAACAACACTCCCCTTTCCCTTCCTAGAGGGGAAAGGGGGCGGGGGATAGGGGTGAACAAAAAGGAGAGACAGGTATGGGAAAGTTCACTATGAGATACACAGGTTTGGCAGTTCTTGTCTTCTGGACAACGCTCTCCGTTCTTTGTGCGCAGTCGAATACCGCGCCGGATATTCGGTCGAATGCCGTCACGAATCGTGCTGTCGCACCCGTAAAACCGCCGGTGAAAAAACCGTTCAA contains:
- a CDS encoding AraC family transcriptional regulator, producing MYNQYMKNFHHVFAGEHEGEDELTVCSLGQVTNKSVYKSAEPGRPVYIFLFFHTTAVVVIRGMRTRVVPMSFVAFPPNMPLCYGDEKGYRHSWISVRGSLIDQALRRYGVPMAVPIACAEYAFYERCQHAVDTEMITHDRPNTSVLRNLFDNFFIDIGRLGVDGADAKHRMSIVKRHIDIHYMERIRLPGLARIAGLSVSRFSSEFKNDYKLSPIEYLIQKRLDEAAHLLTVMTMSVETIASEVGFADVAHFSKTFSRRFGVSPRAFRRGKKTQETE
- a CDS encoding outer membrane lipoprotein-sorting protein, which produces MLCVAVWVSVAFFLSAAELPRVADLMSRVEALEEQLTDLSAHVKIVQEKATQGIKAYEMQFYRRDANDNFLIVMTDPLPERGNGYLRAGDDMWMYRKNTRTFQHINRDEAISGTDAKAADFEKRKLTALYKPVTERASATNIGKSALYRFEIVNKVNDVKYPKQLYYVDRSNGLPKIVQSYSLSGALMQTAVYITWGMVEGKYIWLKATFIDEFEKGNRSVVELSGISTKPISHGTFTKAYLENLSK
- a CDS encoding uroporphyrinogen decarboxylase family protein, which translates into the protein MNNELSHRDRVRLALEHKDTDRVPIAMVCSGINSAARRALEKHLRTSRGISVDEYLATIIDIKGIAPDYIGPKLPERTDIWGVRRKAVVYGEGSYDEIEHNPLGSAASVDDIRKHRFPSTEWFNYDSILEKIRALDSGGEFCLMAANGNIFETSWYMRGFENIFIDLATQPELANAIFERTASFYIEHFRRILSAARGRIDLVFTADDIAGQNGLLMALPMWEENIKPYHMRMNSVIHEYGAKIIYHSDGAVMQAEPGLMDMGIDVLQALQFDAKGMSADVLKSSYGDTLCFEGGVSVQSTLPFGTPDDVRRETEERIRVLGKNGGYICGPSHCIQDGTPPENICALFDTAARVPEAVAV
- a CDS encoding Gfo/Idh/MocA family oxidoreductase; the encoded protein is MKRIGFVGAGKHTQCIHLPNYAVIPDCQIAAITDVDADLAKRVAAHMNIPKSYGSHTDMLAHEKLDAVCVTLPATPMAETVIRDCLAAKLPVCVEKPLAWSVASGERIVADAKKHGTLLVVGYHKRSDPASIYAKGEIERFVKSGELGPMRYARLQVTLSGDWIENNYRLAMKGNAVIPPMPFPAGDHAKFNDKAKGKFFSFAGAHSHQLDLMRCLLGDAYTITYADPTGVMFAIASAHGVPGVMEFSPYNATDWREYGIIYFEKGYVRVDLPAPLAINRPGRTEVYRNDGATVPTTTVATFPAKSAMVSQAENFIRMLNGEKGSLCPASEALESIGVAEDWAMRLFPN
- a CDS encoding uroporphyrinogen decarboxylase family protein, translating into MPDRVPFFDHGGLMPPYFAERIKKNECANEEEYNFRRQIECAFNLGADFVHGNAGNFTFKEAEAAPGAGEDAFGGKRDRKYRGTTSSLMGNENDYERYPWPAIAAVDFDRITRHGALLRPGMKIIVSQRSVFEHVIGMMGYENLCYCIVENPVFFKKVCDRVGELVIEWVSICAGMDDVGAILMYEDMGFKTQTMISPEMLREYIFPWHARFAKAIHACGKPVILHACGNLRTVNEDIIASGFDAKQSFEDIIEPVWEFKKHYNGRISAMGGFDMDKLTRMNETEVRAHTRFLIDSCAAGGGYAMGSGNSVANYIPVENYLAMLEETCLYGRY
- a CDS encoding FtsX-like permease family protein, whose translation is MHAFTRIARLSLRNLIRQKRRSILLGVAIAFGMMVLTLAHSFSHGLSETVFNRVMRFLTGHIEVIAVEHGRKAPIIRDKERILAAARTLPHYKYAHESIIIYTRLIGNARADTSVIIGVEGNAERIDEAKSMNFHTVAGDLADFTNGRIAYPILLYEDKAKALNVRVGDTVKIRFQNIDGIEQSAAFTVAAFIRAVGSYQSMASLALLSDLKELMGYAPHESATIQLILSDPKKAEGDARLLRNALLPAIARIDGALSHTNVPLLGVATNHASVSNMGALFSVDSSLLTNTGLMFIPRQFAAGIAHRSRVFYTYRHAYLPISVTNDYTAYIVDAPLPFVFLNENDLYRTYCRSIPARGGHAADVPPSITENCVREWMLLPGTRDDRALKKKWRAASKSKFTGTILDVRTMYEHDIGKYYADLERALYAITWIGVIVLFFIILVGVVNTLRMSIRERTREIGTMRALGMQSVDVRNLFIYEVLFLAFFASVAGALFALLVMPLIQLISFETESAAGIILVNKHISFVPVFFGGGGMLAMGVIGAAALLIFARIRSKRMAAVMLIVCIALGFIVSAVAGSISTNGMLLLLIAVVTAYFPADKAASMSATKALSHYE